In Aliamphritea ceti, a single window of DNA contains:
- a CDS encoding putative bifunctional diguanylate cyclase/phosphodiesterase: protein MLDIDQLQTPIWIYDIDNYRIHWANESALTLWHASSLEELTARDFQEGTSDAVQHTLLNYLDDFALGKRICHWWQLSPKGKAKDVYCQFSGVYLDDGRLAMLVEGLHVERAEIAALVSGTIMICLFNEQFELLSANPSFRQQFGTDIHNLADLIPVDELVKIDRQLAGKDKFYEQDICLQCADGNRWHSVEVRLSETTAGDFVVSFQDIHERKSRELELQQMATHDVLTGVFNRKGLFQRMKLLHEKQTPFSIYYIDLDGFKPINDGFGHAVGDSLLCQVASRLRRCTGDDGDISRIGGDEFVVILPEACVDDYFDVFATALVQSLSGQYKISDDIPPVVLSVSVGVASYPRDDDDLELLLADADAAMYMAKGSGRRCWIQYRKGMREQLLRRTQISQRIGAALLNDEFEMCYQPVFDMHDSRVVIVEALVRWPGSELAEVSPDELIDVAEHCGLIGELSSWIFYQACQEFRAIRQRFGDQVLLSLNVSGLHIQQGRLISDLEYAINSAGLLPQDLVLELTERVIMPDSKEYSSTIDQLIGYGFSFAIDDFGTGFSSLAYLNSIPAKWVKLDREFVSRLDKGVETVTCIHKLVDALGMNLIVEGVETRWQVEKLKEHQIFYQQGYYHFSPANLRNLLCDQSELKWVNVG from the coding sequence ATGCTTGATATTGATCAGCTTCAGACGCCGATATGGATATACGATATTGATAACTATCGTATTCACTGGGCTAATGAAAGTGCACTGACCTTATGGCATGCATCCAGCCTTGAAGAGCTTACTGCCCGGGATTTTCAGGAAGGTACATCTGATGCTGTTCAGCATACTCTCTTAAACTATCTGGATGACTTTGCTCTGGGTAAGCGTATTTGCCACTGGTGGCAGTTGTCGCCAAAAGGTAAAGCCAAAGATGTTTATTGTCAGTTTTCGGGTGTCTATCTTGATGATGGCCGGCTGGCGATGCTCGTGGAAGGCTTGCATGTAGAGCGTGCAGAAATAGCCGCGCTGGTCAGCGGCACTATCATGATTTGTCTGTTTAACGAGCAGTTTGAGCTGTTGAGTGCGAACCCGTCTTTCCGTCAGCAATTCGGCACAGACATTCATAATCTGGCTGATCTGATTCCTGTTGATGAGTTGGTGAAAATTGATCGCCAACTAGCCGGTAAAGATAAGTTCTACGAGCAGGATATTTGCCTGCAATGTGCCGACGGCAATCGATGGCACAGTGTAGAGGTGCGCCTGAGTGAAACTACAGCTGGCGACTTTGTTGTTAGCTTTCAGGATATCCATGAGCGTAAAAGCCGTGAGCTTGAGTTACAGCAAATGGCGACCCATGACGTGCTGACCGGAGTCTTTAACCGTAAAGGTTTGTTTCAGCGCATGAAGTTGCTGCATGAGAAACAAACGCCTTTCTCTATCTATTATATCGACCTGGACGGCTTTAAACCTATCAATGACGGCTTTGGCCACGCAGTAGGTGATAGCCTGTTGTGTCAGGTTGCCAGCCGTCTGCGACGCTGTACCGGCGATGACGGAGATATATCCCGTATCGGCGGTGATGAGTTCGTTGTGATACTTCCCGAAGCCTGCGTTGATGACTATTTTGATGTGTTTGCCACTGCGCTGGTGCAGAGTCTCTCCGGGCAATACAAAATCTCCGATGATATTCCGCCGGTTGTGCTATCGGTAAGTGTGGGTGTTGCCAGTTATCCCCGTGATGATGATGACCTGGAATTACTGTTAGCTGATGCCGACGCTGCAATGTATATGGCCAAAGGTTCCGGTCGCCGTTGCTGGATTCAGTACCGTAAAGGTATGCGTGAGCAATTGCTGCGACGCACGCAGATTTCTCAGCGCATTGGTGCTGCACTGCTCAATGATGAGTTTGAAATGTGCTATCAGCCGGTATTTGATATGCACGATTCACGGGTAGTGATTGTTGAAGCCCTGGTTCGCTGGCCCGGTTCAGAGCTGGCTGAAGTCAGCCCGGATGAGCTGATAGATGTAGCCGAGCACTGTGGTCTGATTGGCGAGCTGAGTAGCTGGATTTTTTATCAGGCTTGCCAGGAGTTCCGGGCCATCCGTCAGCGGTTTGGTGATCAGGTCTTACTGTCGCTGAATGTTTCCGGCTTACACATACAGCAGGGCAGGCTTATTAGCGATTTAGAATACGCGATCAATTCAGCAGGTCTGCTGCCACAGGATCTGGTGCTGGAACTGACCGAACGGGTCATCATGCCTGACTCAAAAGAATACTCTTCCACAATCGATCAGTTGATAGGTTATGGTTTTAGCTTTGCGATCGATGATTTCGGAACAGGCTTCTCATCCCTGGCTTACCTCAACAGCATTCCTGCCAAATGGGTGAAGCTGGACCGGGAGTTTGTCTCCCGCCTTGATAAAGGCGTTGAAACGGTAACCTGCATTCACAAGTTAGTCGACGCACTGGGGATGAATCTGATTGTAGAAGGGGTAGAAACCCGCTGGCAGGTTGAAAAGCTCAAAGAACATCAGATCTTCTATCAACAGGGCTACTATCATTTCTCACCTGCAAACCTGCGTAACCTGTTGTGTGATCAGTCTGAGCTTAAATGGGTGAATGTTGGTTGA
- a CDS encoding class I SAM-dependent DNA methyltransferase, producing MEAELKEYYKTRAGEYEDIYAKPERQKDIQALSLFLKNNFIQKDVLEIACGTGFWTQKYCTDAASVLGIDYNQEVLQVARGKELQNCNVEFIVDDAFRLSKVTEKANACYAGFWLSHIKKSDVNAFLRMLHVNLEPGSLVIFADNLYVEGNSTPISSQDSDGNTYQVRTLKDGSQHEILKNFITEEEFHSMVSEVSKTVHYRKMEYFWYGWYEV from the coding sequence ATGGAAGCTGAGCTAAAGGAATACTACAAGACCCGTGCTGGAGAGTATGAAGACATTTACGCTAAGCCAGAGCGTCAAAAGGATATTCAGGCACTTTCACTTTTTTTAAAGAATAACTTCATTCAAAAAGATGTTTTGGAAATTGCCTGTGGCACAGGTTTTTGGACGCAGAAGTATTGTACTGATGCGGCAAGTGTACTGGGGATAGATTACAACCAGGAAGTGCTTCAGGTCGCCAGAGGCAAGGAGCTCCAAAATTGTAATGTTGAGTTTATAGTCGATGACGCTTTTCGTCTTAGCAAGGTCACGGAAAAAGCTAATGCTTGTTATGCTGGGTTTTGGCTGTCGCACATTAAGAAAAGTGACGTTAATGCATTTCTAAGAATGCTACACGTGAATCTTGAGCCCGGAAGTCTCGTGATATTTGCCGATAATCTTTATGTGGAAGGCAATAGTACACCGATAAGCAGTCAGGATTCAGATGGTAATACTTACCAGGTGCGAACACTGAAAGATGGTAGCCAGCACGAAATACTCAAAAACTTTATAACGGAAGAAGAATTTCATTCCATGGTGAGTG
- a CDS encoding LysR family transcriptional regulator, with product MDITLNEIRTFNAVVRAGSFTQAAKLLGVSQPAVTAQIRKLESRCEFPLLERFSKEVRPTSLGKQLHQLSCQYLDLDLAVASLLEPEVRSENFRLKVATASPLIFMPLMAAFKKQYPKALVQVIAGTTHECRQMIMEREADIGLFPMPNPPSGLSRLAFHCHGLTAILPKDHRHACAESVTAHDLIEDPLIAYKNNSFTQEYVKAVFSSAELNPRFEMMMSTSEHVSNAVVQGLGVGFALSDDIRPDHLYALVPVEGTDMDVTEHVVWLKTRSQQQGIREFVEMALTRRNID from the coding sequence ATGGATATTACGCTGAATGAAATCCGCACATTCAATGCGGTAGTACGGGCGGGCAGTTTTACCCAGGCAGCAAAACTGCTTGGCGTGAGCCAGCCGGCAGTGACGGCACAGATCCGCAAACTGGAGTCCCGCTGTGAATTCCCGTTATTAGAACGTTTTAGCAAAGAGGTGCGGCCAACAAGCCTGGGTAAACAGTTGCATCAGCTCAGTTGTCAGTATCTGGATCTGGATCTGGCGGTTGCATCATTGCTCGAACCGGAAGTACGCAGTGAAAACTTTCGTCTTAAAGTTGCTACTGCCTCACCATTGATTTTTATGCCGTTAATGGCTGCGTTCAAAAAGCAGTATCCCAAGGCTCTGGTTCAGGTGATTGCCGGGACAACCCATGAATGCCGGCAGATGATTATGGAGCGGGAAGCTGATATTGGTTTATTTCCTATGCCGAATCCGCCATCCGGGCTTTCGCGGCTGGCGTTCCATTGTCATGGATTGACGGCTATTTTGCCTAAGGACCATCGTCATGCCTGTGCTGAATCAGTGACCGCACATGATCTGATAGAGGATCCATTAATTGCCTATAAAAATAACTCGTTTACACAGGAGTATGTGAAGGCTGTTTTTAGCAGTGCTGAGCTGAATCCGCGCTTTGAAATGATGATGAGTACGTCGGAGCATGTCAGTAATGCTGTTGTTCAGGGATTGGGTGTAGGCTTTGCTCTCAGTGATGACATCCGGCCTGATCACCTCTATGCACTGGTGCCGGTTGAAGGTACCGATATGGATGTAACAGAGCATGTTGTCTGGCTGAAAACCCGCAGTCAGCAACAGGGCATAAGAGAGTTTGTTGAGATGGCCTTAACACGGCGAAATATCGATTAA
- a CDS encoding dipeptide ABC transporter ATP-binding protein, producing the protein MSMHKKAGNLLEIRDLSIDFNTDEGLVRAVNNVSLDIKPGEVMGLVGESGSGKSVTAKTIMRLSPGNAIIQPNSSIHLHHQQQDINVLKLRGKDMRLVRGDAVSMIFQEPMASFAPAIRISDQIIQTMQIHLGITREEARKAGIELFDRVGILEPEKRFDQYVFELSGGMRQRAMIAMALSTKPKLLIADEPTTALDVTIQAQVLELMLELREQYGMGMLFITHDLGVISKIADRVTVMKKGEIVEAGTAERVLFAPEHEYTQRLLDALPHLDDLPEPPAKTPKSLVSIENLSVTYQLASAARKQESFTAVKNISLDLPKGQIIGLVGESGSGKTSLGKALLGAAPISSGTVKYNRKKRPVEFGIGKRLKRKDLARTAQLVFQDPYSSLNPRMTVRDIIAEPLEAMKLTKNREETDKKVIEIARRCHIDVSHLRRFPHAFSGGQRQRISIARALVCKPKFIVADESVAALDVSIQAEILALLKELREELGLTILFISHDLSVIANLCDWVCVMKHGDMVEQGSVRDIFLNPQQAYTQQLIASIPLLEPRNAVVDASEELMARAPIVKTTEQSADVAVI; encoded by the coding sequence ATGAGCATGCATAAAAAAGCAGGTAACTTGCTGGAAATTCGTGACTTAAGTATCGATTTTAATACTGACGAAGGGCTGGTAAGGGCGGTTAATAATGTCAGTCTGGATATTAAGCCTGGCGAAGTTATGGGCTTGGTAGGCGAGAGCGGTTCAGGTAAATCAGTCACTGCGAAAACCATCATGCGTCTGAGCCCGGGTAATGCGATTATCCAGCCAAACAGTTCAATCCATCTGCACCATCAGCAACAAGATATAAATGTACTGAAGTTGCGCGGTAAAGATATGCGTCTGGTACGTGGCGATGCTGTTTCGATGATCTTTCAGGAACCTATGGCCAGCTTTGCGCCAGCTATTCGGATCAGCGATCAGATTATTCAGACCATGCAGATACATTTAGGCATCACCCGTGAAGAAGCCCGTAAAGCTGGTATTGAGTTGTTTGATCGGGTGGGCATTTTAGAGCCGGAAAAACGTTTTGATCAGTACGTGTTTGAGCTGTCTGGCGGTATGCGGCAGCGGGCAATGATCGCCATGGCATTATCTACCAAGCCGAAGCTGCTGATTGCCGATGAGCCAACGACGGCGCTGGATGTGACCATACAGGCCCAAGTGCTGGAACTGATGCTGGAGCTGCGTGAGCAGTATGGCATGGGCATGCTGTTTATCACCCATGATCTTGGGGTTATCTCTAAGATTGCTGACCGGGTGACGGTCATGAAAAAAGGTGAAATAGTTGAGGCCGGCACGGCAGAGCGGGTGCTGTTTGCGCCGGAACATGAGTATACCCAGCGTTTGCTGGATGCCTTGCCGCATTTGGATGATTTACCGGAACCGCCGGCAAAAACACCTAAGTCGCTGGTGTCGATAGAGAATCTTTCAGTTACTTACCAACTGGCCAGTGCTGCGCGCAAACAGGAAAGCTTTACTGCTGTTAAAAACATCTCGTTGGATTTACCGAAAGGCCAGATCATTGGCTTAGTCGGTGAAAGTGGTTCCGGTAAAACGTCGCTTGGCAAAGCATTACTTGGTGCTGCTCCCATTAGCAGCGGTACCGTGAAGTACAACCGTAAAAAGCGCCCGGTTGAATTTGGTATAGGTAAAAGGCTGAAACGTAAAGATCTTGCCAGAACAGCTCAGCTGGTATTTCAGGACCCTTACAGCTCACTTAATCCGCGGATGACAGTGCGGGATATTATTGCCGAGCCGCTGGAAGCAATGAAGCTGACCAAGAACCGCGAAGAAACTGATAAAAAGGTGATTGAAATCGCCAGGCGTTGTCATATTGATGTTAGCCATTTACGCCGTTTTCCCCATGCTTTTTCCGGTGGCCAGCGGCAGCGGATCAGTATTGCCCGGGCGCTGGTATGTAAGCCTAAGTTCATTGTTGCCGATGAATCGGTCGCAGCTCTGGACGTGTCTATTCAGGCGGAAATTCTGGCTTTACTGAAAGAGTTACGCGAAGAGTTAGGGCTGACGATACTGTTTATTTCCCACGATCTGAGCGTCATTGCCAACCTGTGTGACTGGGTGTGTGTGATGAAGCATGGGGATATGGTCGAGCAGGGCAGTGTGCGGGATATTTTCCTTAATCCTCAGCAGGCATATACCCAGCAACTGATCGCTTCAATTCCATTGTTGGAACCCCGGAATGCTGTAGTTGATGCCTCTGAAGAACTGATGGCCAGAGCACCGATAGTCAAAACAACGGAGCAGAGTGCTGATGTTGCAGTTATCTGA
- a CDS encoding tetratricopeptide repeat protein, translating into MRTFALISLFLFLAFNVHAQDDATKSFIQVMGALNQQAAQAQNQGDYAQAEESRRQLVSLMEQVNFRPSEIARQLSNLASVLNLINKPKDAQVELERALELLDSNPTSDRLQLAVLNGNLGEALLKQGVYDSARTRYEIELDILRDLSMENTHFSASARIGIGAIEAELGNVDEALGHYEFAIRIFRSLSDDSHPVTSRVLGEYEELQRKAEVR; encoded by the coding sequence ATGAGAACTTTTGCTTTAATATCATTATTTTTATTTTTAGCATTTAACGTACATGCTCAAGATGATGCTACCAAGAGCTTCATACAAGTGATGGGAGCTCTAAATCAGCAAGCTGCACAAGCCCAAAATCAAGGGGATTATGCTCAAGCTGAAGAAAGCAGGAGGCAGTTGGTCTCTCTAATGGAGCAAGTCAATTTTCGTCCGTCAGAAATTGCGAGGCAATTGAGTAATCTGGCTTCTGTATTGAATCTAATAAATAAGCCAAAAGATGCTCAAGTCGAGCTAGAAAGGGCCCTTGAGCTATTGGACTCAAATCCTACCAGCGATCGACTACAACTAGCTGTCCTGAATGGCAATCTTGGTGAGGCTCTGTTAAAGCAGGGCGTGTATGATTCTGCGAGAACGCGATACGAAATCGAGTTAGATATTCTTAGAGATTTATCTATGGAAAACACTCACTTTTCAGCATCAGCTCGCATAGGCATTGGGGCAATTGAGGCAGAGCTTGGAAATGTTGACGAAGCATTGGGACACTACGAGTTCGCGATACGGATATTTCGAAGCTTAAGTGATGACTCTCACCCAGTTACTAGCAGGGTGCTTGGGGAGTATGAAGAATTACAAAGAAAAGCCGAAGTAAGATAG